A window of Rufibacter sp. LB8 contains these coding sequences:
- a CDS encoding TaqI-like C-terminal specificity domain-containing protein, translating into MISATPSSIKQRLNKAYRLIKPKRAAMEVFKGNLVQLLNRIDDKETEENVKGHLMDFLKNTFYNPDHLVATKGKTDFVLHTGKEAKTPAGVLFEVKRHSNKSDMVTKTNLNAKALHELILYYLRERLDGQNTDMRHLVITNIYEWFVFDAQDFERLFGKNTQLKKDYDAWKTGQKVSNNTDHFYKEIAKPFLDTLPEELPFTYFNLKDFEKALRNQNQKDDNQLIGLYKILSPVHLLKLPFTNDSNSLDKGFYSELLHLIGLEETKVGNKKLIQRKPPERRQEGALLENAILTIESEDRLRKLNPPSAYGATEEERLFTVALELCITWVNRILFLKLLEAQLIKYHRGGAGYKFLNYATIPQYDELNKLFFQVLARRPEQRTGAIQQKYGHVPYLNSSLFEPTELEDDIIRVNSLDDMTTLPLHPNTVLRDAKNKPVAQSLNALEYLLRFLDAYDFASEGREEIQEESKTLINAAVLGLIFEKINGYKDGSIYTPGFITMYMCRQAIRLAVVQKFNEAYNWQAQNFDDLKNYLADHKSAAKILEFNALLNSLHICDPAVGSGHFLVSALNELIAVKAELKLLADYKGVRLTEHDVSIENDELIVTDLHTQDIFEYTVSPAAQGKGLYIAPETQRVQQTLFHEKQTIIENCLFGVDINPNSVKICRLRLWIELLKNAYYLPHPKSLPNGEGLSSAPLSVGEGPGVGLSSPVCYASAAGLRDGFAQVSNQPELQTLPNIDINIKQGNSLLSRFGLDTDLSEALRGTKYSVAQYRSFVQEYKNSHNKDRKRELETIINHIKADFRTEIQRNDPKVKRLQKLTGELQVLTTQIPMFEPSAKEKKTRKQQQQKLEQDIAALSTGIDEIKSNAIYRNAFEWRFEFPEVLDNDGNFAGFDVVIGNPPYLRLRDDKTSIRNYFLKNYTSAENQLDLYHLFIERAKMIAHQESVISFIIPNTFLGNENCKNLRKFILENLKLYSIIDFKKQVFDDASVEVVIANFKLTGSNDNGSYIILDDNGFREVNKFSAEKFRENTNYNFTITLDAGLISVIDKINSKSQRVEDLFDVISGVKEYQIGKGTPKQTEIEVKGRVFNSNVKLDETYLPELRGKNILNYIVKWNNEYLSYGKWLAEPRQFYQFLGAKILIRQIPGSTKLVVAYTSDDFIVDQTAYVAKLKSKNDDYIKVVLALLNSKLVFWYFQNTNNEFDKLFPKIKTKEFKSLPLFKFENSLDQNDIIVLVTQILDLKKENPQADTASLERQIDQLVYQLYDLTPEEIALVEAS; encoded by the coding sequence ATGATTTCTGCCACGCCATCTTCTATTAAGCAACGCCTGAACAAAGCCTACCGCCTCATCAAACCCAAACGCGCCGCCATGGAGGTGTTCAAGGGCAATCTGGTGCAGCTCCTGAACCGCATTGATGACAAAGAAACCGAGGAAAACGTGAAAGGCCACCTCATGGATTTCCTCAAAAATACCTTCTACAACCCAGACCATTTGGTGGCCACCAAGGGCAAGACAGATTTCGTGCTGCACACGGGCAAAGAGGCCAAAACCCCGGCGGGCGTGCTGTTTGAGGTGAAACGGCACAGCAACAAGAGTGACATGGTGACCAAAACCAACCTGAACGCCAAGGCCCTGCACGAACTCATCTTGTATTACCTGCGCGAACGGCTAGACGGCCAGAACACCGACATGCGCCACCTGGTCATCACCAACATTTACGAGTGGTTTGTATTTGACGCGCAGGATTTTGAGCGGCTGTTTGGGAAGAATACGCAGCTCAAAAAGGACTATGACGCCTGGAAAACCGGCCAGAAAGTAAGCAACAACACAGACCATTTCTACAAAGAGATTGCCAAACCTTTTCTAGACACGCTGCCCGAGGAACTGCCTTTCACCTATTTCAACCTCAAGGATTTTGAGAAGGCGCTGCGTAACCAAAACCAGAAAGACGACAACCAACTCATTGGCCTCTACAAGATTCTGAGCCCGGTGCATTTGCTCAAGCTGCCGTTCACCAATGACAGCAACAGCTTAGACAAAGGCTTTTACAGTGAATTGCTGCACCTCATCGGGCTGGAGGAAACTAAGGTGGGCAACAAGAAACTGATTCAGCGCAAACCGCCGGAGCGGCGGCAGGAGGGAGCGTTGCTGGAAAACGCCATTCTTACCATTGAGTCAGAAGACCGGCTGCGCAAGTTGAACCCGCCTTCGGCGTATGGGGCCACCGAGGAGGAACGGCTGTTCACGGTGGCGCTGGAGCTGTGCATTACCTGGGTCAACCGCATCTTGTTTTTGAAACTGCTGGAAGCGCAGTTGATTAAATACCACCGGGGCGGCGCGGGCTATAAATTCCTGAACTATGCCACCATTCCGCAGTATGATGAACTGAACAAGCTGTTCTTTCAGGTGTTGGCGCGGCGGCCGGAGCAGCGCACCGGCGCTATTCAGCAGAAATACGGGCACGTACCCTACCTCAACAGTTCTTTGTTTGAGCCCACCGAGCTGGAAGATGACATTATCAGGGTCAACAGCTTAGATGACATGACCACCTTGCCGCTGCACCCCAACACCGTGCTGCGCGATGCCAAAAACAAACCCGTGGCCCAGAGCCTGAACGCACTGGAATATTTGCTCCGGTTTCTGGATGCGTATGATTTTGCGTCTGAAGGCCGCGAAGAGATTCAGGAGGAAAGCAAAACCCTGATCAACGCCGCCGTGCTGGGCCTTATCTTCGAGAAGATCAACGGGTACAAAGACGGCTCCATTTACACGCCCGGCTTTATTACCATGTACATGTGCCGGCAGGCCATTCGGTTGGCGGTAGTGCAGAAATTCAACGAAGCCTACAACTGGCAGGCCCAGAACTTCGACGACCTCAAGAATTACCTGGCCGACCACAAAAGCGCGGCCAAAATTCTGGAATTCAACGCGCTGCTCAACAGTTTGCACATCTGTGACCCCGCCGTGGGCAGCGGGCACTTTCTGGTGAGTGCGCTCAATGAACTCATTGCCGTAAAAGCCGAACTCAAACTGCTGGCCGACTACAAAGGCGTGCGCCTCACAGAGCATGACGTGAGCATTGAGAACGATGAACTGATTGTCACAGACCTGCACACGCAAGATATTTTTGAGTACACCGTGAGCCCCGCCGCCCAGGGCAAAGGGCTGTACATTGCCCCCGAAACGCAGCGCGTGCAGCAGACGCTCTTCCATGAAAAGCAGACCATTATTGAGAACTGCCTGTTCGGCGTAGACATCAACCCCAACTCTGTCAAAATCTGCCGGTTGCGCCTCTGGATTGAACTGCTTAAAAATGCATATTATTTGCCCCACCCTAAATCCCTCCCCAACGGAGAGGGACTTTCAAGTGCTCCCCTCTCCGTTGGGGAGGGGCCGGGGGTGGGGCTCAGCAGCCCGGTGTGCTACGCCAGCGCGGCGGGCTTGCGTGATGGTTTTGCCCAGGTCAGCAACCAACCAGAACTGCAGACGCTGCCCAACATTGACATTAACATAAAGCAGGGAAATTCTCTATTGAGCCGGTTTGGGCTGGACACAGACTTGAGCGAGGCGCTGCGCGGCACCAAGTACAGCGTGGCCCAGTACCGCAGCTTTGTGCAGGAATACAAGAACAGCCACAACAAAGACCGCAAGCGCGAGCTGGAAACCATCATCAACCACATTAAGGCAGATTTCCGGACGGAGATTCAGCGCAATGACCCCAAGGTGAAACGCCTGCAGAAACTCACCGGCGAACTGCAGGTGCTCACCACCCAGATCCCCATGTTTGAGCCCAGCGCCAAGGAGAAGAAAACCCGGAAACAGCAGCAGCAGAAACTGGAGCAAGACATTGCCGCCCTGAGCACGGGCATTGACGAAATCAAAAGCAACGCCATTTACCGGAACGCCTTTGAGTGGCGCTTCGAGTTCCCCGAGGTGCTGGACAACGACGGCAACTTTGCTGGCTTTGACGTGGTGATTGGGAACCCGCCGTATTTAAGATTACGAGATGATAAAACCTCAATTAGAAATTACTTTCTAAAAAATTATACATCTGCAGAAAATCAACTCGATTTATATCATTTATTTATAGAAAGAGCTAAAATGATTGCGCACCAGGAAAGTGTTATATCATTTATTATTCCAAATACTTTTTTAGGAAATGAAAATTGCAAAAACTTAAGAAAATTTATTCTTGAAAATCTAAAGTTATATTCAATTATTGATTTTAAAAAACAAGTATTTGATGATGCTTCTGTTGAAGTAGTTATCGCTAACTTTAAATTAACAGGTTCTAATGATAATGGTTCCTATATTATATTAGATGATAACGGATTTAGAGAAGTGAACAAGTTTTCTGCCGAAAAATTTAGAGAAAATACAAACTACAATTTTACAATTACTTTAGATGCAGGTTTAATATCAGTAATTGATAAAATTAATTCCAAATCTCAGAGAGTTGAAGATTTGTTCGATGTGATATCTGGAGTTAAAGAGTACCAGATAGGTAAAGGAACTCCTAAACAAACAGAAATTGAAGTAAAAGGCAGAGTCTTTAATTCAAATGTAAAGCTAGATGAAACATATTTGCCTGAATTAAGAGGAAAAAATATTTTAAATTATATAGTCAAATGGAATAATGAATATTTAAGTTATGGAAAGTGGTTAGCTGAGCCAAGACAATTTTACCAGTTTCTAGGAGCAAAAATTTTAATACGACAAATTCCAGGAAGTACTAAACTTGTTGTGGCCTACACTAGTGATGATTTTATTGTTGATCAAACTGCCTATGTGGCAAAACTGAAGAGCAAAAATGATGACTATATAAAAGTTGTTTTAGCCTTGTTAAACTCAAAATTGGTGTTTTGGTATTTTCAAAATACTAATAATGAATTTGATAAATTATTTCCTAAAATTAAAACTAAAGAATTTAAATCATTGCCATTATTTAAATTTGAAAACAGTTTAGACCAAAATGATATAATCGTACTCGTCACCCAAATCCTCGACCTCAAAAAAGAAAACCCACAGGCAGACACGGCTTCGCTGGAAAGGCAGATAGACCAACTGGTGTACCAACTCTATGACCTCACCCCCGAAGAAATTGCCCTGGTAGAAGCCAGCTAA
- a CDS encoding YsnF/AvaK domain-containing protein, translating into MSKTVIGIFDSSSEAQRAVQELRTLGIDNSRIDVSSATNGATGSSSSAAGSTTTNAYQEKDDDSISGFFRSLFGADDDDARAYSHVARRSDCVVTVHASTDEEARRAATILDQYGSVDVNDRAAQYGYTSNNWTGSNQQQTTGAIPIIEENLQVGKREVETGGAQIRSRIVERPVEEHLRLRSEHVRVERREVDRPATEADFNNFKEGELNITERAEVPVVNKEARVVGEVALNKEVEEREEVVRGTVRSTEVDVENLNKDTTRTRQDGTQPGYSSDQNRSV; encoded by the coding sequence ATGAGCAAGACAGTCATTGGTATTTTCGACAGTTCATCAGAAGCACAGAGAGCCGTACAGGAATTGCGTACCCTGGGCATAGACAATAGCAGAATAGACGTATCCAGCGCCACCAACGGAGCCACCGGTTCCTCTTCGTCAGCAGCAGGGTCAACCACCACCAATGCGTACCAGGAAAAAGACGATGACAGCATCTCTGGGTTTTTCCGGTCTTTGTTTGGTGCCGATGATGATGACGCCCGCGCCTATTCACACGTGGCCCGGCGCAGCGACTGCGTAGTGACCGTGCATGCGTCCACAGATGAGGAAGCCCGCCGTGCCGCCACCATCCTTGACCAGTACGGTTCTGTAGATGTAAACGACCGCGCCGCCCAGTACGGCTACACCAGCAATAACTGGACAGGTTCTAACCAGCAGCAGACCACCGGCGCTATTCCTATCATTGAGGAAAACCTGCAGGTAGGCAAGCGCGAAGTAGAGACTGGCGGTGCCCAGATCAGAAGCAGAATTGTGGAACGCCCCGTAGAGGAGCATCTGCGTCTGCGGTCTGAGCACGTGCGCGTAGAACGCCGCGAAGTAGACAGACCCGCCACCGAGGCAGATTTCAACAACTTTAAAGAAGGCGAACTCAATATCACCGAGCGCGCCGAAGTTCCGGTAGTAAACAAAGAAGCCCGCGTGGTAGGCGAAGTGGCCTTGAACAAAGAAGTGGAAGAGCGTGAGGAAGTGGTGAGAGGCACCGTGCGTTCTACCGAGGTAGATGTGGAGAACCTCAACAAAGACACTACCCGCACCCGCCAGGACGGCACACAGCCAGGGTATTCTTCTGACCAAAACCGTTCTGTATAA
- a CDS encoding YsnF/AvaK domain-containing protein: MEPTPNQSHTSGNDPRAREQQHTASQDGASTIIPVIEEKVMIDKEVVERGNVKITKIVNEQQVPVNLPLLQEEHDIQRVPVNQFVETPPPPIRHEGNTMIIPILQEVLVVEKRLMVVEELHITKQQVTTQEVQHVTLKKEEIIIERTSHDQAGAAPSQA, from the coding sequence ATGGAACCTACCCCTAACCAATCTCATACATCAGGCAATGATCCTCGGGCAAGGGAGCAACAACACACTGCTTCCCAGGACGGCGCTTCCACCATCATTCCAGTGATAGAGGAAAAGGTAATGATTGACAAAGAGGTGGTGGAACGTGGTAATGTAAAAATCACCAAGATTGTCAATGAGCAGCAAGTGCCGGTGAACTTACCCTTGTTGCAGGAAGAGCATGACATTCAGCGGGTGCCGGTTAACCAGTTTGTAGAGACGCCGCCCCCGCCCATTCGCCATGAGGGCAATACCATGATCATTCCTATTCTGCAGGAGGTGCTGGTGGTAGAAAAACGCCTCATGGTGGTAGAGGAACTGCACATCACCAAGCAGCAGGTCACCACCCAAGAGGTGCAGCACGTCACCCTCAAGAAAGAAGAAATCATTATTGAGCGCACCAGCCATGACCAGGCCGGTGCGGCACCCTCCCAAGCATAA
- a CDS encoding DUF2382 domain-containing protein encodes MENREVGSRSSHLLELGDSDYQVRQGEPDVRGWQVVTTQGLLVGNVTELLIDRAAQKASYLVVALATEQNQPPYAVLVPVGPSVLQAPERTVLVPHVPEQQLLALPAYEKGQVTSAMETMVLRVFMEGHVHVPGSALPGQAPDLPNGIIDQHEPATLRKPIPEITLTPVEKQITEVPLGPAAEKASLRPFQEGALVLPELTEIPVVTKQAFVVEEVVLHKETDEQETHVHTSARSTAVDVQLFNSTSPDADPTSTPENTK; translated from the coding sequence ATGGAGAATAGAGAGGTAGGTTCTAGGAGCAGTCATTTGCTGGAATTAGGCGATAGTGACTACCAGGTGCGGCAAGGGGAGCCCGATGTACGGGGTTGGCAGGTGGTCACCACCCAGGGTCTGCTGGTAGGAAACGTGACCGAATTACTGATTGACCGCGCGGCTCAGAAAGCCAGTTACCTGGTGGTGGCTCTGGCAACGGAACAAAATCAACCGCCTTACGCTGTCTTGGTGCCGGTGGGGCCCAGCGTACTGCAAGCCCCAGAAAGAACGGTGCTGGTGCCGCATGTGCCGGAACAACAGTTGTTGGCGTTGCCCGCCTATGAAAAAGGCCAGGTGACGTCTGCCATGGAGACCATGGTGCTGCGGGTGTTTATGGAGGGCCATGTGCATGTGCCAGGCTCCGCGCTCCCGGGCCAAGCGCCAGACTTGCCAAATGGTATAATTGACCAGCATGAGCCAGCCACGCTAAGAAAGCCTATTCCAGAAATTACGCTAACACCTGTGGAGAAGCAAATTACGGAAGTGCCTCTGGGGCCCGCTGCGGAAAAAGCTTCTTTGCGCCCTTTTCAGGAAGGTGCCCTTGTCTTGCCAGAGCTAACCGAGATACCGGTGGTGACCAAGCAGGCTTTTGTGGTGGAGGAGGTAGTCCTCCACAAAGAAACCGATGAGCAAGAAACCCACGTGCACACTTCCGCCCGTAGCACAGCCGTAGATGTACAGCTATTCAACTCCACCTCGCCGGATGCAGATCCCACATCTACACCTGAAAACACCAAATAA
- the sppA gene encoding signal peptide peptidase SppA, with amino-acid sequence MRQFFKFVLATIVGLFLFGFVGFLILVGIAASASDDTVTIANNSVLEIKLSQPVVERAPRSPFAELGMGDVFGDNGIGLDEIKASIRKAKADDNIKGILLKMDFLSAGMASTEEIRNALLDFKKSKKFIVAYSEFSTEKAYYLGSVADRFYLNPSGAIELNGLSSEVMFFKGSLEKLDLQPYIFKVGDFKSAVEPFILDKMSEPSRLQTQSFLNSMNNYMLQNLAKTLKKDVAVVKNISDSMLVHNAEDAKRLGLVTHLGYYDEATDFMKQKAGIAKDKELKLVNLGRYKKAADPEKKDGDSSNKIAVIYASGEIAGGEGSDNSIGSEGLSKSIRKARLDKSVKAIVLRINSPGGSSLASDVIWREVMLAKKVKPVIASMSDVAASGGYYIAMAADTIVAHPTTITGSIGVFGMMVNMENFLKNKLGITTDRVNTGKFSDVPSVTRPMTAYEKMHIQREVERIYEDFTTKAAKARNMPVDQLKKLASGRVWSGLEAKENGLVDVLGGLETAIAIAAKKADLKEGDYRLRSLPAQKSFMQSFFSDTETQLKHRALQQELGAALPYYQQYQKVMQLQGIQARMPFEITID; translated from the coding sequence ATGCGACAATTTTTTAAGTTTGTGCTGGCCACCATTGTGGGCCTGTTTTTATTTGGCTTTGTGGGCTTCCTGATCCTGGTGGGCATTGCCGCCTCGGCCTCAGACGACACCGTGACCATTGCCAATAATTCAGTATTGGAAATCAAGTTAAGCCAACCCGTAGTGGAACGGGCGCCCCGCAGTCCGTTTGCCGAGCTGGGGATGGGCGATGTGTTTGGCGATAACGGCATTGGCCTGGACGAAATCAAAGCCTCCATCAGAAAAGCCAAGGCAGATGATAACATCAAGGGCATTCTGCTCAAAATGGACTTCCTGAGTGCGGGCATGGCCTCTACGGAGGAAATCAGAAACGCCCTGCTGGACTTCAAAAAATCAAAGAAATTCATTGTGGCCTACAGCGAATTCTCTACCGAGAAAGCCTATTACCTGGGCTCCGTGGCCGACCGCTTCTACCTCAACCCATCAGGGGCCATTGAATTGAACGGTCTGAGCTCAGAGGTGATGTTCTTTAAAGGCTCCCTGGAGAAACTGGACCTGCAGCCGTACATTTTTAAAGTCGGTGATTTCAAAAGCGCCGTGGAGCCGTTCATCTTAGACAAAATGAGCGAGCCCAGCCGCCTGCAGACGCAGTCTTTCCTCAATTCCATGAACAACTACATGCTGCAGAACCTGGCCAAGACCTTGAAGAAAGACGTGGCCGTGGTGAAGAACATCTCAGACTCCATGCTGGTGCACAACGCCGAAGACGCCAAGCGCCTGGGGTTGGTCACGCATCTGGGGTATTATGATGAGGCCACAGATTTCATGAAGCAGAAAGCCGGCATCGCCAAAGACAAGGAACTCAAGCTGGTGAACCTGGGCCGCTACAAAAAAGCCGCCGACCCTGAGAAAAAAGACGGCGATTCATCCAACAAAATTGCGGTGATTTATGCCTCCGGGGAAATTGCCGGCGGCGAAGGCAGTGACAACAGCATTGGCAGCGAAGGTTTGTCTAAGTCCATCAGAAAGGCCCGGCTTGACAAAAGCGTGAAAGCCATTGTGCTGCGCATCAACTCGCCGGGCGGAAGTTCTCTGGCCTCAGACGTGATCTGGCGCGAAGTGATGCTGGCCAAGAAAGTAAAGCCGGTGATTGCGTCCATGTCTGACGTGGCTGCCTCCGGGGGCTACTACATTGCCATGGCCGCCGACACCATTGTGGCGCACCCCACCACCATTACCGGCAGCATAGGCGTGTTTGGCATGATGGTGAACATGGAGAACTTCCTGAAAAACAAGCTGGGCATTACCACAGATCGCGTGAATACCGGCAAGTTCTCAGACGTGCCCTCGGTGACCCGGCCTATGACCGCCTATGAGAAAATGCACATTCAGCGCGAAGTGGAACGCATCTACGAGGATTTCACCACCAAAGCCGCCAAGGCCCGCAACATGCCCGTGGACCAGCTGAAGAAACTGGCCTCGGGCCGTGTGTGGTCTGGCCTGGAAGCCAAAGAAAACGGCCTGGTAGATGTGCTGGGTGGCCTGGAAACCGCCATTGCCATCGCCGCCAAAAAAGCCGACCTTAAAGAAGGTGATTACCGCCTGCGCAGCCTGCCGGCGCAAAAATCCTTTATGCAAAGCTTCTTCTCAGACACGGAAACCCAACTCAAGCACCGCGCCCTGCAACAAGAACTGGGCGCCGCCCTGCCGTATTACCAGCAATACCAGAAGGTAATGCAACTGCAAGGCATACAGGCCCGCATGCCCTTTGAAATCACCATTGATTAG
- a CDS encoding replication-associated recombination protein A, translating into MFQTTKAPLPERMRPHNLDQYAGQQHLVGPKGVLRRYIEAGMVPSMIFWGPPGVGKTTLAGIIAGQLKVPFVAMSAINAGVKDIRDVIDQARKRQGTVLFIDEIHRFNKSQQDALLGAVEKGTVTLIGATTENPSFEVIPALLSRCQVYILKSLEKIELVELVQKALTQDEVLKAQDIEVQEYEALLAISGGDARKLLNLLEIVIDGSTKGEKLLITNDLVKQIAQQNLALYDKGGEAHYDIISAFIKSMRGSDPNATVYWLARMVEGGEDPKFIARRMLIMASEDIGNANPTAIIMANECFQAVNVIGYPECDIILSQCAIYLATSPKSNAAYKAIRTARAMVREQGSPPVPLNLRNAPTKLMKEIGYGEAYQYSHDYEGNFKAQNFLPDELKGTIFFNPGNNARENEMRKNLQNQWAGWYSY; encoded by the coding sequence ATGTTCCAAACCACCAAAGCGCCCCTGCCTGAACGCATGCGCCCCCACAACCTGGACCAATATGCCGGTCAGCAACATTTGGTAGGCCCCAAAGGCGTTTTGCGGCGCTACATTGAGGCAGGCATGGTGCCCAGCATGATTTTCTGGGGACCGCCAGGCGTAGGCAAAACCACCTTGGCGGGCATTATTGCGGGGCAACTGAAAGTGCCTTTCGTGGCCATGAGCGCGATTAACGCGGGCGTGAAAGACATTAGAGACGTGATTGACCAGGCCCGAAAACGGCAAGGAACCGTGTTGTTTATTGACGAAATCCACCGCTTCAACAAGTCACAGCAAGACGCGTTGCTGGGCGCGGTGGAGAAAGGAACGGTGACCTTGATTGGGGCCACCACCGAGAACCCATCGTTTGAGGTGATTCCCGCGTTGCTCTCCCGGTGCCAGGTGTACATACTGAAATCTCTGGAGAAAATTGAGTTGGTGGAACTGGTGCAGAAAGCGCTCACGCAGGACGAAGTGCTCAAAGCCCAGGACATAGAAGTGCAGGAATACGAGGCATTGTTGGCCATCTCGGGCGGCGATGCGCGCAAGCTCCTCAACCTGCTTGAGATTGTGATTGACGGCAGCACCAAAGGCGAAAAGTTGCTGATTACCAATGACCTGGTCAAGCAGATTGCGCAGCAGAACCTGGCGCTCTATGACAAGGGTGGCGAAGCCCATTATGACATTATTTCGGCGTTCATCAAATCCATGCGCGGCTCAGACCCCAACGCCACGGTGTACTGGTTGGCCCGTATGGTGGAAGGCGGCGAAGACCCCAAATTCATTGCCCGCCGCATGTTGATCATGGCGTCTGAAGATATCGGCAACGCCAATCCCACGGCTATCATCATGGCCAACGAATGCTTTCAGGCGGTAAACGTGATCGGTTACCCGGAGTGTGATATTATATTGTCGCAGTGCGCTATTTATCTGGCTACTTCGCCTAAGAGCAACGCCGCGTACAAAGCCATCCGGACGGCGCGGGCCATGGTGCGGGAGCAGGGGAGTCCGCCGGTGCCGTTGAACCTCCGGAACGCGCCCACCAAATTGATGAAGGAGATCGGGTACGGAGAGGCTTACCAATACTCGCATGACTACGAAGGCAATTTCAAGGCCCAGAATTTTTTGCCAGATGAACTTAAAGGCACCATTTTCTTTAACCCCGGCAACAACGCCCGCGAAAACGAAATGCGCAAAAACCTGCAAAACCAGTGGGCTGGGTGGTACAGTTATTAA
- a CDS encoding DUF1801 domain-containing protein, whose product MATMTAQEQEQKIEAFYEKAPAFAQPICTLLREAIAAADPDLKATWKWNTPVYEKPGPGMVCAVGVFKQHVNLSFTQGALLPDPHGIFTSSQDAKTMRSIKFTSPDQVNVPVLIEYIKAATQLKAGTALKSVERDAIVIPEDLKLALSEGQQLETFEKLAYTHRKEYVRWVTEAKRPETRDTRILKTVERVGEGKKFS is encoded by the coding sequence ATGGCAACCATGACCGCCCAAGAGCAAGAACAGAAAATAGAGGCATTTTATGAAAAGGCCCCGGCCTTTGCGCAACCCATTTGCACGCTGCTGCGCGAAGCCATTGCCGCCGCCGACCCAGACCTGAAAGCCACCTGGAAATGGAACACGCCCGTCTACGAAAAACCCGGCCCCGGCATGGTCTGCGCCGTTGGCGTGTTCAAGCAGCACGTGAACCTCTCGTTTACGCAAGGCGCGCTGCTGCCCGACCCGCACGGCATTTTCACCAGCAGCCAAGACGCCAAAACCATGCGCAGCATCAAATTCACCAGTCCTGACCAAGTGAACGTGCCCGTGCTCATAGAATACATTAAAGCCGCCACCCAACTCAAAGCTGGTACCGCCCTGAAATCTGTGGAACGCGACGCGATTGTGATTCCAGAGGATTTGAAACTAGCTTTATCTGAAGGCCAGCAACTGGAAACCTTTGAGAAACTGGCCTACACGCACCGCAAAGAATACGTACGCTGGGTCACCGAAGCCAAACGCCCCGAAACCCGTGACACCCGCATCTTGAAAACCGTAGAGCGCGTGGGCGAAGGCAAGAAATTCAGCTAG
- a CDS encoding flavodoxin family protein yields METQPLILLASARKDSNTRRLVQKVFQETPHQLLDLLEYQVPPYQYEQEYPPGDQFLLLVEKMLAHQVLVFATPVYWYAMSGSLKNFFDRFTDLVTTHKTLGRQLEGKTMFLVAVGADDALPDGFEVPFKLTAKYLNMKFGSTLYGSTEEVETDLFHLGNLREFLREMQEAQKNA; encoded by the coding sequence ATGGAAACCCAACCGCTAATTCTTCTGGCCAGTGCCCGCAAAGACAGCAACACGCGCCGGTTAGTGCAGAAGGTATTCCAGGAGACGCCGCACCAGTTGCTGGATTTACTGGAATACCAGGTGCCGCCGTACCAATATGAACAGGAATATCCACCAGGAGATCAGTTCCTGCTGTTGGTAGAGAAAATGCTGGCGCACCAGGTGCTGGTATTCGCGACGCCGGTGTACTGGTATGCCATGTCTGGCAGCCTGAAGAATTTCTTTGACCGGTTCACAGATTTAGTCACCACGCACAAAACCTTGGGCAGACAGTTGGAGGGCAAAACTATGTTCCTGGTGGCCGTGGGCGCAGATGATGCCCTCCCCGACGGGTTTGAGGTGCCGTTCAAGCTCACGGCCAAGTATTTGAATATGAAATTTGGGAGTACGCTTTACGGCTCTACCGAGGAAGTGGAAACCGATCTCTTCCATCTGGGCAACCTCCGTGAGTTCCTGCGCGAGATGCAGGAAGCCCAGAAAAATGCCTAG